Part of the Phacochoerus africanus isolate WHEZ1 chromosome 8, ROS_Pafr_v1, whole genome shotgun sequence genome is shown below.
atcatttatttaatttattaatttctttatttttggctgtgcccaaggcatgcagatgttctcaggccagggatcgaaccagggccatggcagcgacctgagctgcagctgggatgacactaggtccttaacctgctgagccaccagggaactctgaggacaGTGTTTAAATAGAGGGTCTTGGCTTGGAGAGTGGGTCCCAGCAGGCTCCCAGGGGAAGGGGCACCCAAGGATGCacaggctgcacctggggcagtGGGATTGGATTGGAAGGGGAGCTTTCCAGGAGGCAGGCACAGACACAAAGGCCTCCAGTCAGGGCATTTCAGGAACACATGCATGCACCCACACCGCGTTTACGAATCCTAACTCTGCCAGGAGCCGCTACCGGCAGGGGAGACTGCGAGTAAGCAGGCCAGGCCCTGTCCTCCTGGAGGTCACGTTCTCATGGGAGGAAACTGTCCCTTTAAGGTCATTTCCAATGGCAAGAAGAGCCTGGAAGAACCTGGGATGTGGGCACCAAACCAGACCCAGGGAAGTGGTTCTAGAGAGGGTGGAGGTGACTGGAGCCCAGAGTGGGAGGTCCTGTCGCCTCTGCCTGGCCACCCTGGGCCTCTGAGGCCTCCCGGGCCCGAGGTTATTCCTAACATTGCCCCCCAAGATTCCTTTGAAGCTGAGGACAACACCTTCTGCCTCTCAGGCTGAGACTTGCAGAGGTATTAGAGCCCCCTCTCCGGGCCCTGGAGTCAGGGTGCACGGTGACGGAGAGGGGAACAAGTAAGGCAGCCACTCCCAGGAAGGAGCTCGTGGAACCCAGGCATCAGGCTGCCCAGTTCGAGCAGTGGTGACAAGGGCCCtttgtgcccccctcccccgggggcagggaggagctggGCCCTGGAGGCAGGCGGCCCCTGGCAcccaggggggaggggagggactggCAAGTGGGGGCCTAGACCCTGGGAGGCCAGGGGACTGCGAACGGGCCTGGAGGAGCAGAGGGTGCAGAAGCAGGAGCGGCAAGTGAGTACGGCAGCCCAGAGGGGCCGAGGGTCAGGGAGGACAGCAGAGGAGCGGGCCGAGAGCTCAGGGCACGGTCGCCCAGGGTGTGTGCAACGCGGGGCGGTCTGGGCCATGGATGGTGGCTGTGAGCGGCCTCTGATTTAGGATGGGGCAGTGTGCTTCGGGCATGGGCTGGGACCCTGGCAGGGATAGTGATGGGGCTTTGGGAAGAAAtcacagagacacagaaagaggtGCCCTCTCAGCAGCCCTCTGATGGAGACTCTGCAGAAACAGTGGCCCTCAGTGTGGAAGTGGTCCAGGGCCAGGCGAAGAGTGGGAGGATGCCCCAGGGATCAGACACCTGCATCCTGCCCTCTGGGAAGGGGTGGGATCTGTGGGCTGCGAATAAGCAGGTTGCAGCACCTGAGGGCAGGACAGGGGCCTGTGGGCGCACACGTGCACCTCCCAGAGTGCGTCTTAATTCACCTCAGTGTTTCTCGACCGTTTTTTACACCCCACTGAAAACACGTTATAGACCTGTTTTACCTAAACCCATGCTCCCCGTGAAATCTTAATACTCTGGTTATACTGTGTCTGTTTCTGCACCGTGGCCCTTTAGAGAGCCACAAACCACTGTAACAGCTAAGATTTTTCTGGACGCCACCCCAAGAACCAATTTTCACCCCCACTCAGAATGCATGGGTTACAAGCTTGCTTCAAGGGTGTGCCCAGCCCTGTGGCCCTCACCTGTGTCCACATCCTATGCCTTCCGGTCGCAGGTACAAAGGTGGCATCTGCCATGTGTCCATCAGCCTGTATCGGGGTGGGTCTGTCCACAGTCACCCCTCAGTGTTCTTGCCGGGCCGAGGGCCTTTGTGCGCATGGCACGCAGGCAGGTCCGCATGCGTGTGCCTGACTGCCATGTCCATGCCAGTCCAGGtgtggggggggcaggagggaggttGGCACAGGTTCGCCTCTGTGACTCCGAGTGAGTCTGCTGCACGGGGCTCTCAGCGCCTGTCCGTGTGTAGGGGGCCCTGACCGGTGTCCCTGTGCCAGGCTGCAGCTTCTGGCTGGGTCTAGATCTGTCACATTTCATACCAGCATTTGCATGCATCGGACTGCCTGCATCCGTCCGTGGGAAGAGAGTGTTGAAAGCCAAGAAAGGCCACCCCTTGGAAACGCTGGCTCCCGCCCTGAGGTGACCCACAGAGCAGCCCCATGCTGGGGACTCCCTAACCCCAACCCCTGGTCCTTCCAGGTTCTGCTCAGAGCCCAGCCAGGCGCGCCCAGCTCCTCTCTCACCCCCACCTACCCCAGAAGCCCCCCAGGAGGAAGCACCCTCACCCTTGGGGAACAGGGCTCTTTTGTACCCGGCTCTGGCCTCTGGAGGGTGGGGACACCAGGGGCCGTctgtggggtgggagagggcgGCAGGAATTCACACGGCATGTGGGGAATGCCGATGCTGTGAAACCCGGTCATTGATGGGTCGGGtccctgcctgccacccccaAGCCTCAGCCGTGGGACATCTGCTCCTTCATCCCACTcacctccccgcctccccctacCCTGACCCCAAAGCTCTGCTGCTCCCCTTTCTTTATCCAGAGTCTCCCCCATCCCAGTGTGCTTGCCAGAGGTGACCATGGAGTAACTTTGAGGCTATGTGGGAGGGTCCTAAGCATCCATGGGTAACAGAGACCATGTGGGCAGCCTTACAACAGCCAGGCCTCATAGTAGATCCTGAaagcaggggggcgggggggggagggtgaCTCAGGCCCCGCCTCCTTGCACCTGTCTGACTCTTGTTCCAGGTTGGCTGGCTGACAGCTTCCAGTGGAACCAGAAGACATTCCCAACTCAGGGAGACAGAGGTGAGGGGCAGGGTTCCCATGTCCCCTTCCTCCTGgcttcctctgcttcctgctgctgGTCCAGCCTTGGCTCTGTCCCTCCTTTCTGGAGATCCCCAGGGGCACAGTGGCGATGAAGATATTTGTTAGCACATCACTGCCCCATGGAGACAGGACAGTTGGGTGGTTAAGGCTGCAGATGTGGACAGGCAGACAGGGCTTGAATCCTAGCTcagccacttaccagctgtgtggcctcggGCAAGTGCCTCAACCTCTCTGGACCTCCCTCTATAACATGAGGATGGTAATTGCACCTGCCTCAAAGAGACCAAATGAATCATAGAGTCAACCGCAGGGGATGGTACAGAGTGGTTCCCACAGAAATATTTGTGATTATAAATACGGACGGCAGCTCTGGCTCACGTCTGAACAGGCGGCTTCCTGAAGCCCCACTGGAAAGAAGCACGCTTTTCACTTCCCGGGGCTTTAACCATCTGCTcgcctctcccctctccagctgTTGCTCACTTGCTGTACAAAATGATCTTCCTCACGGCGCTGCCTCTGTTTTGGATCATGATTTCAGGTAGTGGCGGAGGGTTTGGGGGGGGTCTTGGGACTTTGGCCCCTGGGCAGGCTGGGGTTGTTTCTGTGGGTCCCCGgatgccccacctccaccccccactgGGTGGTGGAAGGTGAtgggcgtgggggaggggggcatccaGGCTGGACATGCCCTTTAGCCTCAGGTCCTGCTCGCCCACAGCCTCTCGCGGGGGCCACTGGGGGGCCTGGATGCCCTCGTCCATCTCGGCCTTTGAGGGCACGTGTGTCTCCATCCCCTGCCGCTTTGACTTTCCCGACGAGCTGCGGCCTGCCGTCGTGCACGGCGTCTGGTACTTCAATAGCCCCTACCCGAAAAACTACCCCCCGGTGGTCTTCAAGTCACGCACGCAAGTGGTCCACGAGAGCTTCCAGGGCCGCAGCCGTCTCCTGGGGGACCTGGGCCTGCGTAACTGCACCCTCTTGCTCAGCAACCTCAGTCCCGAGCTGGGCGGCAAGTACTACTTCCGCGGGGACCTGGGCGGCTACAACCAGTACACCTTCTCCGAGCACAGCGTCCTGGACATCATCAGTGAGTCCCCAGAGGCTGTCCGGGCGccgcagggcaggggcaggggcggcgcaggggaggcagggggagcagGACCTCCTCGGCATCTTTCCCGTGAGGTCCGGCCGGCGGGACCGGGGGCTTGGATTGGCTGGGGGAGTAAACCCTTGCGCCCACACAGACTGGTCAGATGATAGAAATGAGCCCTCGGGAGTCTTGAGAAAAGCCGTGCTCTTCCTCTTCCGGAAACACCTGGGAGAAAGGCAGTGGGGCCTCGGGTTTGGGGTTAGGCCTCTAGATCCCTGTGTGAGCCGGCCTActgtgggcaagttatttaacttctctgggccttgttttcctcttctgtgaaatggggataagaaCCGCATGTAATGTTTAATGGGGGAAGGTTGTCAAATGCTCAAAGCAGGGCCTGGCACGTGGCACCAGTTCTGGCCAACTGGTGCTGGGTGAGAATGCAGGGCCATTGCCGGCAGGCAGTCTGAATGCCAAAGGGAAACCAGAGCTGTGTATTTTTCTGTGTATTCTCAACATCAgctcagaattcccactgtggctcagtggggtaagaacctaactagtatccatgaggatatatgttcaatccctggcctcactcagggagttaaggatccagcattgtcaaaagctacagatgagactcggatctggtgttgctgtggctgtggtgtaggctggcagctgcagctcctatttgacccctaccttgggaacttacatatacctctagagtggccctaaaaatcaatcagacagacaaacaaacaacattGGCTGCTGgtgcagatattttaaaaaatatgctagaagttcccttgtggagcagcaggtcaaggatccggcattgtcactgcaatggctggagtagctgctgtggcatgagttggatccctggcctgagaacttccacatgctgcaggcgtggcaaaaaaaaaaaaaaaaaaatctatatttaggCCAAATGAAAGACAGCTCCAGGTCAGCTTTGGCAGACCAGGCCTGATGCCTCACTTCTGAGTGGCTCTGAGAAGCATGGAGCTCTTAGATTCGGGCTCCCCATCAACTCGGAGTATATGTTAGGAGCCACATTATAGCCTTGATGTAGAAAGAGACACCCTCCACCCCAGGCACAGCCAGATATAGCCACATCCCCGggatacacaccacacacacaaaaggaaaccAGAGCAAACATGGGATGCCAAAGTCACAGGGTTTGAAGCTCAGTTTTACCCCCTATCacccctcatctgcaaaatgagcaaaatattaCCCACCCCTAGCTTTGGCATGGCTGGAAGGACTAGCAAGTCAAACAATATAAACAATACTCAGACCATTATACTGTTCTCATGATTGTTACATCCGTGGCTGGATGTGTGGAGGGCTTGGGATGAAGGTgcccaggaggagaggaggtTGTAGGGAATTCTGCATCCAAGCCTGGGGAGGAGACCAGGTACCAGGAATGGAGTCCCGGCGAGGTGGGGGTGTCTGATGTTGCTTCCTCACCCTCCTCCTTCTTGTCTCGCGTAGACACCCCCAGCATCGTGGTCCCCCCGGAAGTGGTGGCTGGCACGGAAGTGGAGGTCAGCTGCATGGTGCCTGACAACTGCCCTGAGCTGCACCCGGAGCTGAGCTGGCTGGGCCACGAGGGGCTGGGGGAGCCGGCTGTGCTGGGGCGGCTGCGCGAGGACGAGGGCACCTGGGTGCAGGTGTCGCTGCTACACTTCGTGCCCACCAGGGAGGCCAACGGCCACCGGCTCGGCTGCCAGGCCTCCTTCCCCAACACCAGCCTGCAGTTCGAGGGCTACGCCAGCCTGAACGTCAAGTGTGAGCCcgggggcgggccgggggcggggcggggtccGGGCCGGGGGCGGTGCCTACGGCGGGCCCGCTGACTCCCGGGGCTCCGCCCCCGCTGCCCGCAGACCCCCCGGTGATTGTGGAGGTGAACTCTTCGGTGGAGGCCATCGAGGGTTCCCACGTCAGCCTGCTCTGCGGGGCTGACAGCAACCCGCCACCGCTGCTGACCTGGATGCGGGATGGCGCGGTGCTCCAGGAGGCGGTGGCCGAGAGCCTGtccctggagctggaggaggtgACTCCCGCCGAGGACGGCGTCTACGCCTGCCTGGCCGAGAACTCCTACGGCCAGGACAACCGCACCGTGGAGCTCAGCGTCATGTGTGAGTTTCCGCCCTGTGTTTGCACGCGCCTGGCCCTGGGGATCCTGCCTCGCCCCCCCGGGGAGCTAGGGTTGGGGTTGCCATCGGGGCCATACCTGCGGTTGAGGTGAAGTTAGAGAGGAGGTTGCAGGTTAAGGAGTTCCTTCATTCTTTCCACGAACATCTGGTGAGCACCTATGCTGCACCACTCTCGGGGCTAGGACAAGCTGGGAAGACACAAATGCAGTCTTGCCCCCCGGGGAAAGGCTGTTAAATTCAGCTTCCTGGGGCTGGATCTGGGcaaggaatctgcatttttaaatgaaccCCATTGCAGTTCCAGTGGGAGAGTTGAGGGGAGCCCAAGCCTCACCCAGCCCCTGTGCACACCAGGAAGCCATGGGActccagggggaggggctggtcaGACAGGGTTCTCAGCTAGAAGCCAGCagaggtcattcattcattcattcacaaatatttattgaggcaaaatgcccagggctggggataataataatgacagctCCAGCCAACATTTACTCAGCAGTTTTTGAGGGCCTTACAGAAATACTCTTCCCCCAGGCACCCCATGGCTGGCCTCTACCCACCTCCTTCTGGGCTCACAGGAGCCTTCCTTCAGCTTCCTAGTTCACATTGTAACTACCCTGATTTCCCATCCcacctttatttttctccaaagtgCGTATCCTCATCTTGCGAACTGTATGTTTGATTTACTTATATAGCATCTGTCCACGTGGGCAAGGCTCTTCATCTGCCTTGTTCAGGCTTACACATTGCTAGTAACAACAGTAGGTTCTCAGTGACCGCTGTGAGgttgggacatttttttttttttttgtccttttagggccacacctgcggcatatggaggttctcaggctaggggttgaatcggagctgtagccactggcctacaccatagccacagcaatacaggatctgagctgtgactgcactctacaccacagctcatgacaacaccagacccttaacccactgagcagagccagggatcaaacctgggtcctcatggatactgatcgggtttgttactgctgggccacaatgggaactccagtttgggactattattaagcccattttccagatgagaaaaatggGGCCCAGAAGGATAAGCCATGAGTCTACACAGCTGGGAAGGAGCAGAGATGGCACCGGAACCCCTGTCTCTGTAAATGAGATAGCCAGGCCTGGCGTTACCTGAGCCTCCCTGAGCTGGTGTGCTCCGATTGTGGTGTCAGGGGTCACATTTGTGGGTGGGAGTTGGCCAGAAGCCGAGGCACCCCTGGCTTCTGACCACTGGCCCCCTGTCCTGCCCCCCAGATGCACCCTGGAAGCCGACGGTGAACGGGACAGTGGTGGCCGTGGAGGGAGAGACAGTCTCCATCTTGTGCTCCACACAGAGCAACCCGGATCCTATTATCACCATCTTCAAGGAGAAGCAGATTCTGGCCACTGTCATCTATGAGAGcgagctgcagctggagctgccggcTGTCACGCCCGAGGATGACGGAGAGTACTGGTGTGTGGCCGAGAACCAGTATGGCCAGAGGGCCACCGCCTTCAACCTATCTGTGGAGTGTGAGTACCCCCTCCgttcccctgcccctccccacccccatgccctgcAGAGGGTGTGCTCTGGGGGATGCCCCGGTTACTGGGGGGGACCCTGTGCGTCCCAACAAAGAGTCAGCTTTGCTCCGGCAGACgagggtggggcaggcagggaaGCGGAATCCGCAGCAAGAAAATACAAGTCCccccctgaggagttcccgttgtagctcagcgggttaggaacccgacatagtgtctgtgaggatgtgggttcaatccctggcctcactcagtggatctggcactgccgtggctgtggtgaaggcaggcagctgcagctctgatttgacccctagcctgggaacttcatatgcagcaggtgtggccctaaaaagaaaaaaataaagtcccgTCTGAGACCAGGATGTCCACACATCCTGGGGTGGGCTTTTGACCAAGATTTCTGAAGCCTGAGGCCACTGTCCCTTTTCATTAACTAAAACaataaccagagttcctgtcc
Proteins encoded:
- the MAG gene encoding myelin-associated glycoprotein, which codes for MIFLTALPLFWIMISASRGGHWGAWMPSSISAFEGTCVSIPCRFDFPDELRPAVVHGVWYFNSPYPKNYPPVVFKSRTQVVHESFQGRSRLLGDLGLRNCTLLLSNLSPELGGKYYFRGDLGGYNQYTFSEHSVLDIINTPSIVVPPEVVAGTEVEVSCMVPDNCPELHPELSWLGHEGLGEPAVLGRLREDEGTWVQVSLLHFVPTREANGHRLGCQASFPNTSLQFEGYASLNVKYPPVIVEVNSSVEAIEGSHVSLLCGADSNPPPLLTWMRDGAVLQEAVAESLSLELEEVTPAEDGVYACLAENSYGQDNRTVELSVMYAPWKPTVNGTVVAVEGETVSILCSTQSNPDPIITIFKEKQILATVIYESELQLELPAVTPEDDGEYWCVAENQYGQRATAFNLSVEFAPVILLESHCAAARDTVQCLCVVKANPEPTVAFELPSRNVTVNETEREFVYSERSGLLLSSILTLRGQAQAPPRVICTSRNLYGTKSLELPFQGAHRLMWAKIGPVGAVVAFAILIAIVCYITQTRRKKNVTESPSFSAGDTPPVLFSSDFRISGAPEKYESERRLGSERRLLGLRGEPPELDLSYSHSDLGKRPTKDSYTLTEELAEYAEIRVK